One Brassica napus cultivar Da-Ae chromosome C4, Da-Ae, whole genome shotgun sequence genomic region harbors:
- the LOC106395935 gene encoding F-box/kelch-repeat protein At4g19930-like — protein sequence MFLRERRKERDICKSHELPFELVIEILTRLPAKSLMRFKSVSKLWLSLICSQYFTDRCLKVSSSSLRIYMWLSFGKRPFKNVLLSSSSPSDHTTMSSFVVDQDLTIAAMEGYSVSQVFRSLMCFINGPSAKIYNTATRQLVLLPHIEGSNIIAEDHKDKNFMYHIGHDPVHDQYKVLCTVSTHGEGRWTYLSEHWVLLLGGDGSSRWRQISSPCQPHHPLSQRLSINGRIYYLAWDRFLHPVLVSFDIHSEEISIFQTPEDISFYHLTTALIEYGGRVALLNHIVFGERGEMELWVMDDPEKIMWSRKSFVLHPSQMHLLNGIRLRVQGTTRNGEVILVPQNTCHDPTTCQTIVQPQSSTLFHIFLYNLQNNHLRKVEIKKNIQPLSY from the coding sequence ATGTTCTTACgggagagaagaaaagaaagagacatATGCAAGAGCCATGAACTTCCCTTTGAACTCGTGATCGAGATTCTCACTAGACTTCCTGCTAAATCCCTTATGAGGTTCAAATCCGTATCAAAGCTCTGGTTATCTTTAATTTGTTCCCAATACTTCACCGACCGTTGCCTaaaggtttcatcatcctcGCTGCGTATATACATGTGGTTGAGCTTCGGCAAGCGCCCTTTCAAAAATGTATTACTATCATCATCGTCACCTTCGGACCATACTACTATGTCGTCCTTTGTCGTTGACCAAGATTTGACTATCGCAGCGATGGAAGGCTACTCTGTCTCTCAAGTTTTTCGAAGTTTGATGTGCTTTATAAATGGTCCAAgtgctaaaatatataacactgcCACTAGGCAACTTGTCCTGTTACCCCACATAGAAGGATCCAACATCATAGCTGAAGATCACAAGGATAAGAACTTCATGTACCATATCGGACATGATCCTGTTCATGATCAATATAAAGTGCTTTGCACAGTTTCAACACATGGAGAAGGCCGTTGGACGTACCTGTCAGAGCATTGGGTCTTACTACTAGGAGGAGATGGATCAAGTAGGTGGAGACAGATTTCAAGCCCGTGTCAACCACATCATCCTTTATCACAGAGATTGAGTATCAATGGGCGTATCTATTACCTAGCTTGGGATCGTTTTCTTCATCCTGTGCTCGTCAGTTTTGATATTCATTCTGAAGAAATCAGTATCTTCCAAACACCTGAAGATATCTCCTTTTACCATCTTACTACTGCTCTTATAGAATATGGTGGAAGAGTAGCTCTTTTAAACCATATCGTTTTTGGAGAAAGAGGTGAGATGGAACTATGGGTTATGGATGATCCGGAGAAGATTATGTGGTCGAGGAAGAGTTTTGTGTTGCATCCTTCTCAGATGCATTTACTCAATGGCATCCGTTTGAGGGTACAAGGTACAACTAGAAACGGTGAGGTTATTTTGGTACCTCAAAATACATGTCATGATCCCACCACTTGCCAGACGATCGTTCAACCTCAAAGTAGCACTCTTTTCCACATTTTTCTTTACAATCTACAAAACAACCATTTGAGAAaagttgaaataaaaaaaaacattcaaccGCTATCTTACTAA